Genomic DNA from Porites lutea chromosome 4, jaPorLute2.1, whole genome shotgun sequence:
cacTGTATAATTCATTGATTAGACCTGTTGTCGTGTAATataagtgttgttgttgtggtaaaCATGACAAGTCATCATGTCTGTACTTAATTCTCCATGACTGGATTGTaggatttttgttctgtttgtatttGATCGTGCATTATTATTATGGGAAAACTTACCTTAGGGTTGTATTACTTTGACTAGAACAAAGTTAAAATACATTGAATTCTCAtagagataattattttttggattaTAATAGTGAGTTCATTGGTTGGGTCACTCCCATTATATTTGATGACTGATTTATGAAATATCAGCACTTAGAAAATGATTGTCAAGGTTGTTGTATTATCTGAAGTTTCAAAAGTAGAAATATTGtgtattttctatttgaaaTCAGGTTTTGAGAACGCTTCCACAGATACAGCTTTATAATAGTAATTCTTGTACAGTTATACAAGCATGCAGTACTAGGGTGCGAAGAAAAGGAGGTCAGTTTTGTGCTTGTCCTTCGGGAAGACTGTAGCTTGCATCTGTTAGCCCAAGAATCACAACTCTATTATCCCTcaggcaagataaaaaatagaatccactagccccatAGCTTATATGAATTGTGTAGTTGGTTAATACAAATAATTCATTTACTAGGAGAAGAGTTGGAACGACACACTCCTGCAGTAGAAAATGGCCCAATTGAGGGAGCAAGCAACGTGCAGGAATCACAGCAACCTCTTCCAGAAGTAAATAATAGTAGCCACTTAGAAGATGACCACCTAATTGCTAGAGCAAGGGTAGTTGGTGTGGACTATGAGTTTGCAAAACATGATACCCCCGCCCTTTTGAGCGGCTAATACGGGGCGAGATCTTGTAAAGATCTTCAAAAATGCCTCGGGGGACCGGGAACCCTCTTTTTTGTCCAGCAACTTGTCTTATTTAAGAGTAGGAtgacaagacaaataaatataGTAAGTAAGATAGGGGGACATTTGAGAACAACTAAACTAAATGAACtacaatacagtggaaccccgttaatgcgaccaccgttgggccataaaatcctggtcgtaataacgaggtggtcgcattaacggggtcttcaaaataataaaatgactcaatggTTTTTACGTCtggtttgaaagaatatggccgtaataacgaggtggtcttaaggcggggttccactgtagtataGAAACCTGCAAGAACCTGCACTTTCCCAAATTAGTGAATATGGGAATCAgctaaaataaaagcttttagGTTGTTTTTACGTTGTAGCTAATgccaaaattttatttacttgaaTCCAGTCTATTCCTTTTTCCCTCCAACAACAATGATATATTAAGAAACATTGTTattatagctggaaatttctttccAACCATGTGCACACTCATTGGTTATTTCAATGTCActtgacatctaacaatgaaacttttTGGTGCCAGTATTCTCTAAGCAGGCAACATCGCAAAAATCATTCACATCAGGgggtaacagtgcactattACCCGTGAATGACCAACAACTGACATTCCAgggaggtttaatgaatttccatgcagctataaattttttaaaatattaacatcacaaatcacttaaagacttgGCCCatgggaaacagttaatttttattttccaagAATCTAAATATTTCCCAGCACCATTCTCAttagttacttcgaggtcacatgacatctaactgTTTCCCACCACAATCTCTGAGGAATTGCCAGGCTAATTGACCAGCTGCTGTGGAAATTGGAGAATGACTATATGAATGGTTAGGTACGTTAGGTACAGTGCCAAAGTTGCATTGATAACTGTGGTGATCTTCCctgaatttatttcttcattctgcATTTCCAGTATAtgaaattaatgtatttattataccATATATAACTTTGTTGTGTGAATTCACCTTGGATAAGTTAATCTTTTCTTGTGCTGTTTTTAAGTTATagagttttagttttagtttcaacttttaagacctttttcttTCCTGCTCTTTTATCTAACTGCGTTGTACTTTTTTCGTAGTTTTCTTTGACTCCTCTTCTTTCTTTGTCGGGAGTGGgttgcggctacacgtaggctagaCTACATCCCGATACCGACTGGGGGGTATCAGTATTTGCAACGAGGTTATATCGTATTGTGTACCAGTGTGAATAAAACgatcttcatcatcattattatcgttattattattgtaatgaaatcggcagctccgcttttaggcttggctaaatctatatattatccgTCGCATCAGGAAGTATTTAGACCAGTCTCCTAGCGTTGGTGCATGCTTTTATCGCAAGCTGACTGGATTATTGTAACAGTCTACTGTACGGACTTCCAAACACTGAGATATCCAAGTTGCAAAGAGTAGAGAACGCCGCAGTTAGGCATGTTACCTTTTCTTCTTGGTTCAGCCAAGTTACCCCGGTACCCTATGAACTTCACTGGTTGCCAGTGAGATTCGCATTTCAATCGTTTTTAAATCTTTGCTTGGTCATCACCCCAGTATATAAGTAATTTAATTTCAGTAAGGAATCAATCTGCCTATCAGCTGCGATCAAACGATGGATTACCATTAGATTTCCCTCGTGGAAAGATGTTGACATCTTTCGGAGACAGATCTTTTTCTGTTGCTGTTTCCACTCCTCTTGTTGTGTAGCTTTGTGTTGTCAATGTGTGACATGAGTGGGTGTGTACTTGTAAAGTGCCAAAGTTTTTTGCCTCGACAGGGTTACAAACTAACCACTCTGCTATTTCGCCTTTCGCTTTACCAATTTGACGCGAGTTTCATCTCCGTGAAACTGATTTTTATCCTTGCAAAAGAACCTTTGAAGAATCACGACGGGACTTTCCTCTACGACCCAGTGGGCAGCGCCGGGTTGTTCAaggctgggttaagataacccagggttagtgcgaaatttgaattcagatatgaaagcttataAAGCAATTTCAGTTGACTcgttttgtctacaatttggtgactggatgctctaaaaagaataaagaaaattatccgagaaaatgcttttgataaaaagaaaaagaaacctgggttaaaatcTAACCCTGCGTTACTGCTAATCGGCTTTAAGACGACGACGAAGACTGAAGATGATGATCATGTGGATTGGATGTTCATTACAGGAAAAGGCTGGGAGATAATAGCACACATTTGCATCTTTATGTATTTGTTGGTCGTTCTGCAGATCAGAGAAGAGGTATGCTCAAGATAACTGAACCTTATCTTGATTCAGCCTCTTCAGATACCACCTTTCACTTCCTTCGCACACTTCTAAATGAAAACTAATTTATAATTCACAACaagaaaacagtaaaaataTCAGTAAGCCTAAGCACACCTTGATaggggggttacaggaggtacACTAAAAATTTGACTAATGCTTGTGCCATTAGGTCTACAATATCCCTTGCAAGAGTCAGTTGTGCACCCTTTCTTATAGAGTGGTCATCCTTGAATGTTTGCTTTTTGCGTTTGTGTCTTAGTGGTTACTTGCAATAAATGTAAACGAGGATACTGTTTATAGTAGCGGGTTAAGACCGAGGCTATAATCACACTTTCCACTAGCATGAAAATCATATCAGTTAGGGCTTTTGTTCATCCACACTAAGTACAGTGCATTTGGCACGATTCCCGTAATGGAGCGAAGCTGGGCTACACcaatctctaaagtggagagtcgcATATCAGATAAGTGTTCACACCATACGGGATAGCCGCTAtagtcaacctcgtccccagggcttttcccttaacaAATTGttcacccattttttaagggaaaagccctggggacgaggttgcgctATAGTATGAACATAGCCAAAGGAAGGTACTAATATGCTTACCTTTCACAATTACTGCCGAGTCATTTCTTAACAGATATTTGTTTGGGGATGCTCCAAAAACATCGGTACCGGTTTTGTGTTCATTTTAATAATTGGCATCATGGATTTCTGGACTACATTTCAATTAGAGACCTAATTTCTTGccttaatatttattttttaattctttacctCACCTTTAGGTGACATTGGGACTCAACCCAGGTGGAGATTTTCTCACACCGAAGGCTCtagaagtaataaaaaaaagcagaaCGCAAGTTGACCTTCATTCCTATGGTGTTCGTTTTGCTGCGTATCTGGGGAACCATACGTTTTTTTCCGTTTCTTGAATTTTCACCCTGAAGACCCGCCAGCGATAGACTTTCTTGTTTTCCTTCAAGTAAGTACATGTAGACGCAATTACATTCATATATTATGTTATGAAAGTTGGTTCTATGGCGATGAAGGGGATAGGCTTTATTTCAATTATATTAATCATTCTCATCATTAATGAGAACTCCTTTTTGACTGAATCTGGGACGTCAAATCAGTATGTAATTTCTGCGCTGATGTCTCAGGtgtcatttcgcagggaaaccatTGGTGGCATCATAAATTATTGGCTATTTCCTCAGGCTaaggattttttaaaagaaatttggaaattcTGTGAATTTTCTTCACTTTGTCCCAAGAATGGAAAAGGTTTGAGATGGCATAAATCAATCTTATACATGTATTAATAAGTATTTTGCACTGACTTGGTCCTTTTATGTTACTTCTTTTCAGGGCGTTGGGGACACCAGTCAAGGCTTTGcaaattttttctctcttttgcttACTCAATGATcacatcagaaaaaaaatcagacttTGTTGTGTGCGGTTTACACTATGGTATCAGTATCAGGAGAAGGATCCACTGTTTGAGAGTAAAAAATTTCCTCTGAATGTGACATCAGACTTCAGTTTAAACTCTTATGGAGCAGGCGATTGCATTTCTGTTTATTCAATGAATTATACTGCTTAAGTTGCACACTTGCTTTGCATCTATTCTCTTAGTTGTGGGCAAGTATGCAGCTAATGAATTGTACTGCAGAGGGCTTTCACTGACCTGTAGATAaacttggtgggggtgtgcccgACCctattcttgggttgcacgtgacgtcaccaaaaatcaaactaagaaactatcgattcttctgagtttctactttcacgaggtattgaGGTACCTAAACACATTTACATAAACAactttttggttcgaaagggttcttcgttttgcgagagaggacgcttgaatttccaggcttttgcgtgacgctgcatttagctggcggccgggaaagctcttacgtgggttaaaaacattaccgattttaggagattttgcaatctaaacattccttgtctcagaataaatattactgtaatctttatgagttcctaaAGTGAAGAATTCACGTATTAGTAGGAAatctcgaaaacagatgtttctgttagtatccggcggccatattggtgttcctgaaagggacaccaacatggcgtttccatacaaagctttataaatttaggtaaaccgtttttcccgatatctcgcatttgaaatatttcacagacctaattcttggcaagggtttttgtatttttatctgTTTTCATTTCCtagattctagtccttctgtattgaatggtttgcatttttatttttcactgtgtgacagtgcaagccgagaattTCATACCAAAAAAATGCCATTCTCCACGCCCGTTTTCAGACGTGGCTTCCAAAATCCATACCCTTTTTCAGTCCTGGCCCCTAAGAAATTATTTCATCCTTAATTAGATTAAAAGCCAACAAATCaatgtttctctttctttcttattcatttctAAGGGAATTGAGACGATAAATATGTTCATACACTCACGTAGTTTCCTctaaaaccatacccgattccagaccaaaatgggcaaagtctataccattatgggctcctgtctaTACCCGTTCTCAGATCAGAACtgcgcaaaaaccataccctttggccGGGGCGGCGCATATGTATATGgtttatataagggagtaccccccgcgCCATTAGTTTGCGACGAGTCCTTATGAAACTTTGcagttttgcttgaaatatcgATCTACGGTAGTcgttttttgaaagaaaaatacgaaaaattgcatttttttagcCTTCATAACGGGCGCTTTATGTGTAGCTTAATGTCTACACAGGCTATAGCAGTTTTGCGTGACATATGCGTAACGCGTTATTGTGTGACCTAAGTGGGTGTTGAGAGGGTGTGGTCTTATACGATGACCTCGTGATGTTACATGTCTAGTGGTTGGCCTCTGCTTGTAGCGAAATCGAAGATCGCCCCATTATCGAGGCCTCTCTGAAACAGAATGCAAATACACTTAGTTTTTGCTTCGACAGGGTTATAAACTACCGTATCGTCACTACTATTTCCTTTCACTTTGCCAGTTTAATGCGAGCTTCATCTACCTGAAACTGTTTTCGATCCTTGGAAATATTATATCGGATTATACCTGCAGGTCACGTAGACGGCTTCCCATCGACTGATGAGAATCACGGGACTTTGAGGGCTAAGAAACACAGCTACAGATTGAGTATGTTGCGCGATTTCAATTTGAGCGAAGGTCGAGGCTTTAACATGGAGTCTGTAGTAACGGGTCCGAGTAATCGTTATTCTATAACATATGGCCGTCAAACAGAAATTGCAGAGTCGAACCTTAATAAGATCTTCACAACCACGGCTGCTTCATTGTCGCTAATCGGAGCACTTTTGATCATCATTACTTTCATTATGTGGCCTGATTTAAGAACAAACTCTCGCAGAATGATCATGTTCATATCCATCGGTGATTTCTCCGTGGCTCTCTTTAACATTATCGGGATTTATAACCCGTCTTCAGACAACGAGATATGCAGAATGCAGTCACTAGTTACGAATGTGGCGATTTTGTCTTCCTTCATGTGGACTTTGAATTTGTCGTTTTACTTTTACCTGACTATCTGCAGAAAGATCTCCGCCGAATATGAAAGGCGAATTATGCAGTTACTTCACCTCATAGGGTGGGGAATTCCTATCTTGATAGGAACTATCGCGTTCACAATGGGCGCATATGGATTTTCCAGAAATGTTCTCACTTCTGGATGGTGCTGGATTTCGGAAAATCAGAAATGGTGGGAAGTTGTCATGTGGATGTTCGTTACAGGAAAAGGCTGGGAGATCATGTCATATATTTGCATCTTCAAGTTTTATTTGTTGGTCATACTGCAGATCAGACGAGAGGTATGTTCAAGAAACCTAGACCTTTAATTTCCTGATCCAGCCTCTCATGCCCCTTTCACTTCCTGTTTACACTTCTAAACTAATTTATTATTCACTAGGAGAAAAGAGAAGTTACAATGCGGGGAGTTACAATGCAGTACTTTAAAAATTTGACTAAGGCTACATTGCCGGCTGCATTCATTATAAAGGATTAAATTGACTACAAAAACCGTTGACGAAGATCCTGCttgttgtaaacgttggatctctagaaaagagatttaatcagccaaaatataaagaaccaagaacgagaagtccaaagactactgcaaagctgattcagaacaacatgtattgttttttaaccATAACAAATATTTTGGCTGGCCATATATACCAGCCTACTTCAGGTTTACCgctgttactgaacttatgtaggaACAGTAACATCTgtgaacctgaagaaggctggtatggctaGCCGAAACATTGTTATggttaaaaaacaatacacgcaaaggatatttttttaaagggcaaaatttttaaatatccCCCCACatcatacagaattttttgacATCCCCTCCTCTTGGTTCACAGATTTTAGTATTTCTGGTGTAAAgtgtaaattaaagaaagttgttacaGATTAAAGCTAGCTGTGCCTCACAGGGAAATATTTGCATACCAGGGCCATCATGTGGCAGCTTACATGTAGATTCAATGATGAAATGCAATGATTCCGAGATTGGTTAAACTTGGGACCTAGACTAGCAAAGAACAAGCCCAAGTGCttgaaaagaaagcaaacaaaaaaaaagccaacaaaaagGCATTTGAAAAGCTATGCAACTCTGAACTGGTGCTAAAAGATATTGAATGGCCTGAtcagcagaaaaagaaaagggaattgCAAGTCAGCCTATCTCTGAAGAAAGGTCCACGTACTTTACATTTTAGTGAAATACAAATCTCTccgaaaaggaaaaggaagttAATTCACTATTTTTAAGACCAAATTACCAGCTATAGAGCATAATGCATCaccaagagaaacaaaaatgaatATAAAATTTGTTATGTATCAGGTCAAAATTGTCAAAATTTACCTTGGTTTAAGTTGTTTTCCTTTTACCAGGGAATggtaataatatattattagGACTATGAAAATGAGTCATAATAATGATACAAATACTTAATCTTTCAATGCAGGCATCTAAAAAAAATCAGCGTttgggtcatgtagcagctgcttggaagagaagtcaccaatggtgcgtttctctgaccccaaacaatactaaaacaattgaaagaatgacatgtcattgtttcctgcgaccaCTTGCGAGAGACCTTATGA
This window encodes:
- the LOC140932633 gene encoding G-protein coupled receptor 157-like, which encodes MLRDFNLSEGRGFNMESVVTGPSNRYSITYGRQTEIAESNLNKIFTTTAASLSLIGALLIIITFIMWPDLRTNSRRMIMFISIGDFSVALFNIIGIYNPSSDNEICRMQSLVTNVAILSSFMWTLNLSFYFYLTICRKISAEYERRIMQLLHLIGWGIPILIGTIAFTMGAYGFSRNVLTSGWCWISENQKWWEVVMWMFVTGKGWEIMSYICIFKFYLLVILQIRREVRLGFIPGGDFLTPKALEVIKRAERKLTIIPMVFILLRIWGTIRFFRFLYYHPEDPPAIEFLVFLQGIGDSSQGFANFVLFCLLTDQIREKFRLCVVRFTPWYNYLEKDPLFESTNFPLNETTDFGSNTYGAAARDCISVKSMN